A stretch of Miscanthus floridulus cultivar M001 chromosome 13, ASM1932011v1, whole genome shotgun sequence DNA encodes these proteins:
- the LOC136500542 gene encoding lysine histidine transporter 1-like, whose product MEMQPQLGDYSPDKLASLPLTPIARPDSQEGRWPAQEKDIDNWLPINARRNAKWWYSAFHNVTAMVGAGVLGLPYAMSELGWEVGIAVLLLSWIITLYTMWQMVEMHEMVPGKRFDRYHELGQHAFGEKLGLWIVVPQQLVVEVGLNIVYMVTGGQSLQKFHDVVCDDKCKSKDIKLTYFIMIFASCHFVLSQLPNFQSISGVSLAAAVMSLCYSTIAWIASVQKGKSADVHYGLRATTPPGKVFGFFGALGDVAFAYAGHNVVLEIQATIPSTPDKPSKKPMWKGVVVAYIIVAVCYFPAALVGYWAFGNGVDENILVTLRKPKWLIALANMMVVVHLIGSYQVYAMPVFDMIETVLVRKFGFRPRLMLRLIARSVYVGFTMFVAITFPFFSALLSFFGGFAFAPTTYFLPCIMWLTIYKPKTFSISWFTNWICIVLGVLLMVLSPIGGLRQIILKAKTYHFYQ is encoded by the exons ATGGAGATGCAGCCACAGCTCGGCGACTATTCTCCGGACAAG CTCGCCAGCCTCCCTCTGACACCCATAGCGCGCCCGGACTCGCAGGAAGGCCGGTGGCCCGCGCAGGAGAAGGACATCGACAACTGGCTTCCCATCAACGCGAGGAGGAACGCCAAGTGGTGGTACTCCGCCTTCCACAATGTCACCGCCATGGTCGGCGCCGGCGTGCTCGGCCTTCCCTACGCCATGTCCGAGCTCGGCTG GGAGGTTGGCATCGCGGTGCTGCTCCTCTCATGGATCATCACGCTGTACACGATGTGGCAGATGGTGGAGATGCACGAGATGGTGCCCGGCAAGCGCTTCGACCGGTACCACGAGCTCGGGCAGCACGCGTTCGGCGAGAAGCTAGGCCTGTGGATCGTCGTGCCGCAGCAGCTGGTGGTGGAGGTGGGGCTCAACATCGTGTACATGGTCACCGGCGGCCAGTCCCTGCAGAAGTTCCACGACGTGGTGTGCGACGATAAGTGCAAGAGCAAGGACATCAAGCTCACCTACTTCATCATGATCTTCGCCTCCTGCCACTTTGTCCTCTCCCAGCTCCCCAACTTCCAATCCATCTCCGGCGtctccctcgccgccgccgtcatgTCGCTTTG CTACTCGACAATCGCATGGATCGCGTCGGTGCAGAAGGGGAAGTCGGCGGACGTGCACTACGGCCTGCGCGCGACGACGCCGCCGGGGAAGGTGTTCGGCTTCTTCGGCGCGCTCGGGGACGTGGCGTTCGCGTACGCCGGGCACAACGTGGTGCTGGAGATCCAGGCCACCATCCCGTCGACGCCGGACAAGCCGTCCAAGAAGCCCATGTGGAAGGGCGTCGTCGTCGCCTACATCATCGTCGCCGTGTGCTACTTCCCTGCCGCGCTCGTCGGCTACTGGGCCTTCGGCAACGGCGTCGACGAGAACATCCTTGTCACCCTCAGGAAACCCAAGTGGCTCATCGCCCTCGCCAACATGATGGTTGTCGTTCATCTCATTGGCAGCTACCAG GTATATGCGATGCCGGTGTTTGACATGATAGAGACGGTGCTGGTCAGGAAGTTTGGATTCCGTCCAAGGCTGATGCTCCGTCTCATTGCCCGGAGTGTCTATGTCG GATTCACAATGTTCGTAGCCATCACCTTCCCGTTTTTCAGTGCATTGCTAAGCTTCTTTGGCGGATTTGCCTTCGCACCGACGACGTATTTT CTTCCTTGTATCATGTGGCTCACAATATACAAACCCAAAACTTTCAGCATCTCATGGTTTACCAACTGG ATCTGCATTGTCCTAGGTGTTTTGCTGATGGTACTGTCACCGATCGGTGGACTTCGGCAGATCATCTTGAAAGCCAAGACATACCACTTCTACCAGTAA